A region of the Sardina pilchardus chromosome 3, fSarPil1.1, whole genome shotgun sequence genome:
GTCTGTcagccaacaaaaaaaacaaaacaaaaatgcagACAACATAGCTAAATGAGAAGATATGAATCCAACCAAAAGGCAATGGACCAGCAGCATATCCGGTCTGTTTGCATATTTGTGTCTTGATTGTACGGCACTTGgtatttctgttttttgttaaaGAGTTTGCTCCTCTTGTAGATATCTCTGGTTGCGTTAAGAGTGGTGGGATATTCTTAGTTACTTTCTTTGTTTCTATTAGTTAGAAGTTAGTTACTGTTTGCATATTATAGGTTTGTCATGTCAAGATTGTAATAAATATCTAGCAAGCAAATGGAACGGAAAAACATAATCAGACGCAACCCTACAGAAGGATAATTCACTCTTCTTTCAGTTGTTTCaccttctctctgcctctgccctCTTTCCTtccacctctcttcctcttcatttctttctctctctctctctctctcctcaactttctttttctttctgtgcatgtctgtatctttctttttctctctgtgcaaGTATGTTCAAGTTTAAGTTCGAAGTTTATTGTCctgtactcataaataagcatttatcaGCTTTGAAAATCTTTGTACTCAACTGTCCATTCAACTTCAAGAATGAattaaaaagtaactatttaACTATAAAATATAACTAAAATATAACTAatataactctgtgtgtgtcttttaactATAAAATTAATACATACCGGtatatgctttaaaaaaaaggatgtagagagaaggatgaagagggtcaaaggaaagaaaagctaaccatgtatctctctctctccgatgtTGCCACCCCAGGAGGAGGTGAAGCAGCAGCTGAGCCAGCAGAAGTCCAGCTCACGGTCGGACTCCCGCGAGGACGAGATCTCTCCTCCGATGAACCCCGTGGTCAAGGGCCGGCGGCGGCGTGGTGCCATCAGCGCAGAGGTCTACACCGAGGAGGACGCCGCCTCCTACGTCAGGAAGGTAACGCTcatgtcctcttctctctcacacacacacacagccacacacacacacacacgcacacacgcacacacacacacacacacacacacacacacacacaccgaggaggACACCGCCTCCTACGTCAGAAAGTTAACTCTcatgtcctcttctctctctccctctctttctcactcacacacacatacacatacacacacgcacgcacacacacacacacacacacacacacacacacaccaaggtggACGCCGCCCTCTACATCAGAAAGTCTCTCCCAAGGAAGTAAAGGCACAATTTCTGCACACTTTCACAGAATAGGGCCTTCACTATTAAACATGCATGAATGATCTGTCGTTTGGTTCCTGAACACTCCTATTATCCAGACCAGACATATACGTGAAAATAGTTTAACTTACAAGGGTGAGGATgagggtcagcctaaggacccaAAGGTCATCTCTAACAGTGGTGTCTGGACAGGTTTGTCCTTTAATCTCTCCAGCTTTTGTCTTTGTTGGGTTATAGGTTAAAAGacttacttaaagggatattccgccatttttggaaatacgctcattttccacctcccctcgagcaaaacaatcgatatttaccttgtttccgttcatccagccattctgtgagtctggcgatacaacttttagcttcagcctagcatagatcattgaatcggattagaccattagcttctcgcctgctagcttcatgtttaaaagtgactaagatttctggtaattttcccatttaaaacgtgtctcctctcaagttagaaagtgcaataagaccaactgaaaatgaaacctggcgtttttctaggctgatttgacatggaactacactctcatctggcgtaatcaaggcaacttgcaaacgtaccacaggcgcagtgatatcatacgcagcatctgaaaatagtccccatagacaacaagcagtagtagtgccagtagtttgcaatttgccttgattattacgccagatgagagtgtagttccatgtaaaatcagcctagaaaaacgccaggtttcattttcagttggtcttattgcactttctaacttgagaggagacacgttttaaatgggaaaattgccagaaatcttagtcacttttaaacatgaagctagcaagcgagaagctaatggtctaatccgattcaatgatctatgctaggctgaagctaaaagttgtatcgccagactcacagaatggctggatgaacgggaacaaggtaaatatcgattgttttgctcgaggggagatggaaaatgagcgtatttccaaaaatggcggaatatccctttaacaggaAGAGTGTGCAGTGCAGTCTTGCAGGCTCTAAAAAAAATATACCCTTTTggaattaaaagtttgaaaagcTTTTTGAAAAGTTTGCTCTCTGCAGCTCCAAAACTGTAACGCATCCAAAATGGATAAGCTGCTATCACTGTGTCGTATCTGAAAGCAAATagattatgtttatgtttatagtaTTTGGTATTTGATGATTTTGTCCAAAGCTAATAGATATGAATGTGTTGTGCACCTCCTGTTGTAGGTTATCCCTAAGGACTACAAAACGATGGCTGCCTTGGCTAAGGCCATTGAGAAGAATGTGCTCTTCGCCCACCTCGATGACAATGAAAGAAGGTGACTGCTGTGGCCCATTTGAAGATGTTATCTCTCTTAAAGATACCACTGGCAGAGATTGATAATGAATACCATTAGCATAAATGGCTCTCAGTTCCATTTTTGACCAAGGAAATtctcattttttccccttcacaGTGATATTTTTGATGCCATGTTCTCAGTCACCTACATTGCTGGAGAAACAGTCATTCAACAAGGTAGGAGCGCAAGACTGCTGTTTGAGCAATGAGTTTGACAGATTTGTCATAAAAGTTTGTTATGGGACTCACAGAGACAACTTGTGTTTACAGGTGACGAGGGGGATAACTTCTACGTCCTTGATCAAGGTGAAATGGacgtaagtaaaaaaaaaaaaaagatgattaaCTTAAACAAAAGCAGAAGTGGATATGCAAAACAAGCATGAATTAGTATATAATGTTCCCATATTATGTCAGTATGTTTGCAGATGCTAGATGTCGGGGCAACTAGGCTATTAGAGTTGCTTAGAGCCTGCATCAACAAGGCATAAGCACTTGCTAGCGAAGCCTACTTGTTGCGCACAAAGGCtgctttgttggtgattttgtgttTGCTGCTTGGGTTCAGTGTTGTTATAGTAGTATCCCATGTCATGTTTTGTAATGTTAAGGCTCGGCCGTTGATTGGCCACCGAGGCGAAATCCCTTTCCTGTAGGATCTTTACTCCTCTCCTGTGCATATCTGACATTACCAAGAATGAATTGTATATGATTTTGTATTTAAACTCATGTAGCTACGTTGACTGGAGTATAAATGatgagcgtgtgtgcatgtgttttcaggtgtatgTGAATAATGAGTGGGTCACCAGCATTGGCGATGGGGGCAGCTTTGGTGAGCTGGCGCTCATCTATGGCACCCCCAGGGCGGCCACAGTCAGAGCCAAGACCAACGCCAAGCTGTGGGGCATCGACAGAGACAGCTACAGGAGAATACTCATGGTAAGACGGCTACAGAGGAATTTTCAGCCTAATATGGCTATAGGGGTGTGCTTTATCATTGGACATCTATAGGGGAACACTTACGCTAAGGGGAATaagagatagatatagatagatggatagatagatagatagatactatattgatccccaaggggaaattcaagtaacACAACTACATGAGTAAATTCATGGAGCTATGGGAGAATACCCCAGCAGGAGGCATGTGGTGGTGTTTGATGGGTAGTAATTGTTGGCAGAAATGTACAGAGGCGGACATgccggttccagaaagtaaaagtcctgccatattcttatactgtatagtgcacttagcacaggtgatatcactaatgatctgatctgttggctgctaattaggatgagctggtctactaaatggttggatcatcaaatacttggcaggacttttactttctgaacctgggatGTCCGACCTTTGGAAATGGACACAGGACGCTCAGTGTGGAAATGCTTGTAGGGCAGccaaaacataatgtttgtGATTGAAAAAGGGGTATATTTGATTTATATAGCTGAGTAGTTGTTGCAAACGCTCTTAATGCTTTgaaggctgttgttgttgacaggtTCATGCTCAGAGATTATGAGCAGAACTTCACAGTAATGTATGGTCAGCCTCCACATAGGCTGTGCAAGATCTGCAGTGCCTTGCATTTTTAGGTGCTCTCGGTGATTGAGAATGAGTGGCCGTGCTTTATGTTAAATGTTTTAACTCCTGCATCCTGTTCCTTCCTCTCACAGGGCAGCAccttgaggaagaggaagatgtaCGAGGAGTTCCTGAGCAAAGTATCAATCCTCGGTGAGTAAATGTTCTGTAGTTATTTGATTTTGAGTCAATTGGAGCTTTCTCTATATGATGGGATCTATTAATATTTTACTTCACTGCAGCATGTTGATTgacattgaatgcatgcatacggTAGTTGTACTGGACTAATACCACAGTCAAGTGTTTACCAatttcatcaccatcatcaccactatTTTGTGAAAGCATGGATTTATGCCAGATGAGTCCAATTAATATGACCGCTAAAGGCTCTAGCAcactcctccgtctgcgtcacgcgcacgcggcactggacatttgacgtgcgtcattttagacgcatataagaggcatactccaatgtctgtgtcctgaatgcgcgccagccgatcaagattagcgccggcgcactacgaattaactgtgatactctaggatgtgcgaccactgaactaaggaagagccagggaaggagtgttccacacttaaatacacaaaagatgcagctgttagatgaggagaagcaccactagtactttctcatgtttgctgaaaagtttgatgagttggttcttcacatctctccatttatcatccaccagaacaggcacagcacaccacgcgttggctagcattccaagttacagctaaactaatgggttagcttatggctaatgtgtatgagaaatcccatagagatgctaacggttagcataatcgataaaagtatatatttagagcgaacttcagtccatttacacaacttggattacataggaggtctttgtttacaactgactattaaaatactcaaagactaatgttttgtcatcatataacaacgttagcgtgtaggaaacgccagtttaagtgttcttctgtctctgtttgctgcgttttaagcgttatttctgtacgtgctccacctactggagcggcgtctttacagcagttccgtttcacacatgcgcagtctacgcgtgaaagagacgcgcggtcttaaattttggtcgactcaaagacgcgacgcatgccgtaaaaatgacgcaattctcgtcacgcgctcaccagtgccgcgtgcgcgcgACGCAGACGCGCGACCATACTCGGGCCTTAAGTTGTGTGTGATCTCCCTCAGTGGTTTGTCTgtagtggtgttgtgttgttagTGATGATGAGCTCCATCTAGTGGTGACTgatggtactgtatgtctctcctctctccagagTCTCTGGATAAGTGGGAGCGTCTTACGGTGGCTGATGCTCTGGAGACCGTGCAGTTTGAGGACGGACAGAAGATAGTTGTGCAGGGAGAGCCTGGGGACGAGTTCTTCATTATCCTGGAGGTGCGGCCACTCTCTCgctttcgctttctctctcacggtctcattcactcacttcattcttctcctctattcctctctctctctctctctctctctctctctctctctctctctctctctctctctctctccccaccccagtTTCCTTgtctgtttctcacacacacacacacacacacacacacgcacacaaaagaaAAATGACAATGTTGTGATTTCTTCAGCAGCCAACCCAATGGAGCTGTGATTGATGACGGTCTGCAAAACTGTTTCATGAGTTCTCACAGTAGATTTACGCGGTTGACCGTGCGTATTGGGCagtgtgacgtgacgtgacatgTG
Encoded here:
- the prkar1aa gene encoding protein kinase, cAMP-dependent, regulatory, type I, alpha (tissue specific extinguisher 1) a, producing the protein MASGSSSSEEERSLRECELYVQKHNIQQLLKDCIVQLCTSRPDRPMAYLREYFERLEKEEVKQQLSQQKSSSRSDSREDEISPPMNPVVKGRRRRGAISAEVYTEEDAASYVRKVIPKDYKTMAALAKAIEKNVLFAHLDDNERSDIFDAMFSVTYIAGETVIQQGDEGDNFYVLDQGEMDVYVNNEWVTSIGDGGSFGELALIYGTPRAATVRAKTNAKLWGIDRDSYRRILMGSTLRKRKMYEEFLSKVSILESLDKWERLTVADALETVQFEDGQKIVVQGEPGDEFFIILEGTAAVLQRRSENEEFVEVGRLGPSDYFGEIALLMNRPRAATVVSRGPLKCVKLDRPRFERVLGPCSDILKRNIQQYNSFVSLSV